A single window of uncultured Methanospirillum sp. DNA harbors:
- a CDS encoding ABC transporter permease produces MIFKQHPVLEKILTNLLILVGSVFLLSIIVFVFARLSPGDPLQAFYGDAIESMGPVELDAARVRLGLDTPVYIQYVHWLANAATGDFGLSLQYKIPAMDVISPLIANTLILGVTAYVLVFTLAILVAIGCALHEDGLFDRIACQLGTMIYFIPAFWLGLCLVLIFSINLNWLPSSGAYDFGMSGNLVNRIQHLILPLTVMIGSHIWYYAYMIRNKLLDENRKDYVLLAKAKGLSRSEIIWKHSLRNIAPTIINLMAISIPHVLSGTAIAEAVFNYPGIGNMAVVAAKYHDYNLLMLLVLISGSVVIIASIAAYTINELVDPRMKDTGVTVWEK; encoded by the coding sequence ATGATCTTCAAACAACACCCAGTTCTGGAAAAAATCCTCACCAACCTCCTGATCCTTGTTGGTTCGGTTTTTCTGCTCTCCATCATTGTCTTTGTTTTTGCACGGCTTTCCCCGGGAGATCCACTGCAGGCATTTTATGGCGATGCCATAGAGTCTATGGGACCGGTGGAACTGGATGCCGCCCGGGTACGGCTTGGTCTGGACACCCCGGTATATATTCAGTATGTCCACTGGCTTGCCAATGCCGCAACCGGGGATTTCGGTCTTTCCCTACAATACAAAATCCCGGCAATGGATGTCATTTCGCCCTTAATCGCCAACACGCTGATTCTTGGGGTTACCGCGTACGTACTTGTTTTTACATTGGCCATCCTCGTCGCAATTGGCTGCGCCTTGCATGAAGACGGACTCTTTGACCGGATTGCCTGCCAGCTCGGTACAATGATCTATTTCATTCCCGCGTTCTGGCTTGGTCTCTGTCTTGTACTGATATTCAGTATTAATCTCAACTGGCTGCCCAGTAGCGGTGCATACGACTTTGGTATGAGTGGGAATCTGGTAAACCGTATACAGCATCTCATCCTGCCATTAACCGTCATGATTGGATCGCATATCTGGTATTATGCCTACATGATCCGGAATAAACTGCTTGATGAAAATCGTAAGGATTACGTCCTTTTAGCCAAGGCAAAAGGCTTAAGCAGATCGGAAATTATCTGGAAACATTCTCTTCGAAATATCGCCCCGACCATTATCAACCTCATGGCTATCTCCATTCCCCATGTATTAAGCGGCACAGCTATAGCAGAAGCCGTGTTTAACTACCCTGGAATTGGAAACATGGCAGTTGTGGCAGCAAAATACCATGATTATAACCTTCTTATGTTGCTCGTACTGATCTCTGGATCGGTTGTTATTATCGCCAGCATTGCTGCATACACGATCAATGAATTGGTAGATCCACGGATGAAAGATACGGGGGTGACAGTATGGGAGAAATAG
- a CDS encoding methyltransferase domain-containing protein — translation MNPGTSDELQISHKSLKYWADLWKGQLIQNLKCQENNEFANFWSSREKAREFSNKIQSQISFYNPIFEQIRIKPGDRVLDIGGGPGTIAIPLARQGAFVTVVEPAEGMSAILTEKIQKDQTLNISIIREMWENFEAEQTGELYDHVIACFSLGMPEINKSIRKMISVSRGKIYLIWFSGLSSWDQMMMGICNNTCGHGYCPGPKSDLLYHVLSEMKIYPDILNIRQEFVERYNSLDSAVLQLLHRCKIDYPGKEEFVKKWVQTKFIMEDGTLLWKSQVTISIIQWDNLEN, via the coding sequence ATGAATCCAGGAACATCTGATGAACTTCAAATTTCTCATAAATCCCTGAAATATTGGGCAGATCTTTGGAAGGGACAATTAATCCAAAACTTGAAGTGCCAGGAAAATAACGAATTTGCTAATTTCTGGTCATCAAGAGAGAAAGCAAGAGAATTTTCTAATAAAATTCAGAGCCAAATCAGTTTTTACAATCCAATTTTTGAACAGATACGGATTAAACCCGGGGATAGGGTTCTTGATATTGGAGGAGGGCCGGGAACTATAGCAATACCTCTTGCCCGTCAAGGTGCATTTGTTACTGTGGTAGAACCTGCTGAAGGAATGTCTGCAATCCTGACTGAAAAGATCCAAAAAGACCAAACTTTAAACATTTCTATCATTCGGGAGATGTGGGAAAACTTCGAAGCAGAACAAACTGGTGAATTGTATGATCATGTCATCGCCTGTTTTTCCCTTGGAATGCCAGAAATTAATAAGAGTATTAGAAAAATGATCTCTGTATCCAGGGGAAAGATATACCTGATCTGGTTTTCCGGATTATCATCATGGGATCAGATGATGATGGGGATTTGCAATAATACCTGTGGCCATGGATATTGTCCTGGGCCCAAAAGTGATCTGTTATACCATGTTTTAAGTGAAATGAAAATTTATCCGGATATTCTTAATATTCGACAGGAATTTGTAGAACGGTATAATTCATTAGATTCTGCAGTATTACAATTACTACATCGGTGTAAGATAGACTATCCGGGAAAAGAAGAATTTGTAAAAAAATGGGTTCAAACGAAATTTATAATGGAGGATGGAACCCTTTTGTGGAAATCCCAGGTTACGATCAGCATCATCCAATGGGATAATCTCGAAAATTAA
- a CDS encoding ABC transporter substrate-binding protein produces MDDIIDGSDLTYLQGIIDGTKEKTKFADVNNDGPINEADVKLLQAILDGNAKQMTVVDNKNVTVTVNTPVTHVVDTFLGSIRPVIQLDAVNSLVGVCTISNQSKDVMMEAHPEIYKIPTVGTSQEPSPEGILSLKPDAMYGGFFTTKEIAQGLVQNTKIPFIYAAPLEVASFDHDDGAYETWRLIGLLQGSDTQKRAEELIKYSDDKINSIEKVTSTIADKDKPRVYLACLASPTQTATFYQPIDIAGGINVAKDLPAGSAGWGGVDVSKEQIVKWNPDIILVHAGTKKDDGTHGSIDGILSDPALQSVKAVKNKQVYGTKGWATGWDPATGLCECLYLAKIFHPDAFKNLDVESECNDILKEFYGVSGLYDWMLKNCGTYVTWK; encoded by the coding sequence ATGGATGATATCATAGATGGAAGTGATCTGACCTATTTACAGGGTATCATCGATGGAACCAAAGAAAAAACAAAATTTGCTGATGTTAATAATGACGGCCCTATAAATGAAGCTGATGTAAAATTACTTCAGGCAATTTTAGATGGAAATGCTAAACAGATGACCGTTGTGGATAATAAAAACGTCACAGTCACTGTTAATACTCCTGTAACTCATGTTGTTGACACCTTTTTAGGCTCAATACGTCCGGTTATACAGCTGGATGCTGTCAATTCACTTGTTGGTGTATGTACAATTTCAAATCAGAGTAAGGATGTCATGATGGAAGCTCATCCTGAAATCTATAAGATTCCAACAGTTGGTACTAGCCAGGAACCATCTCCGGAAGGCATTCTTTCCCTGAAACCTGACGCTATGTACGGGGGATTTTTTACTACTAAAGAAATTGCCCAGGGTCTTGTTCAGAATACAAAGATACCATTTATCTATGCTGCTCCTCTTGAGGTAGCTTCTTTTGACCATGATGATGGAGCATATGAGACATGGAGGCTTATCGGACTCTTACAGGGTAGTGATACCCAGAAGAGGGCTGAAGAACTGATAAAATACAGTGATGACAAGATTAATAGTATCGAAAAAGTAACCTCCACAATCGCAGACAAGGATAAGCCCCGGGTATATCTTGCCTGCCTAGCTTCCCCAACACAAACGGCAACATTTTATCAGCCTATTGACATCGCTGGGGGTATTAATGTAGCCAAAGATCTACCCGCCGGTTCTGCAGGATGGGGGGGCGTGGATGTATCCAAGGAGCAGATTGTCAAATGGAACCCTGATATCATTCTCGTTCATGCCGGAACAAAAAAAGATGACGGAACACACGGAAGTATAGACGGGATTTTATCAGATCCAGCATTGCAATCAGTAAAAGCTGTTAAAAATAAACAGGTCTACGGAACAAAAGGATGGGCTACCGGATGGGATCCAGCAACCGGACTGTGTGAATGCTTATATCTTGCAAAGATATTCCATCCAGATGCATTCAAGAATCTGGATGTAGAATCAGAGTGTAATGACATATTGAAAGAATTCTATGGGGTTTCTGGATTATACGACTGGATGCTGAAAAACTGTGGAACATATGTTACCTGGAAATAA
- a CDS encoding iron ABC transporter permease, whose protein sequence is MNPTINEVETEYQTFIGRKILYILFLIVLLIALIGIATNMGIIDLSIWEVYSVILHRFFPQFLPQPDELVEQVVWNIRLARILFGILAGMGLGIAGAVMQVVLKNPLASPYTLGISSAAGFGAALAIILGWGFLGNFLIAGNAFVFSFLSSMIIVGMAKHRGATPEIMILTGITLMYFFSASVTLLEYFADPEAVKGVVFWMVGSMGRASWDKLFVLSSVLAVCLPLLIWKSWDYNIICSGDETAKSLGINVNRVRTLSMVITSLMVASIVSFTGTIGFIGLVAPHIARMVIGGDNTYVLPCSALIGGLLLAGADVVAQNIIPPIILPIGAITAFMGIPLFLYLIMRRRKGYW, encoded by the coding sequence ATGAATCCAACAATTAATGAAGTTGAGACTGAATACCAGACATTTATTGGTCGAAAAATTCTCTATATTCTGTTTCTCATTGTTCTTCTCATTGCGTTGATAGGAATTGCGACAAACATGGGAATTATCGATCTCTCAATATGGGAAGTATATTCGGTAATATTACACCGTTTTTTCCCTCAATTTTTACCACAACCAGATGAACTTGTTGAGCAGGTTGTCTGGAACATCAGACTTGCGAGGATACTGTTTGGAATTCTTGCCGGAATGGGTCTTGGTATTGCAGGAGCAGTAATGCAGGTAGTATTGAAAAATCCGCTTGCAAGTCCTTACACACTTGGAATATCCTCAGCAGCCGGATTTGGTGCAGCTCTTGCCATAATCTTGGGATGGGGATTTCTGGGTAATTTTTTAATTGCAGGCAATGCATTTGTATTCTCATTTCTCTCCTCGATGATCATTGTTGGAATGGCTAAACATCGGGGAGCAACTCCGGAGATTATGATACTTACCGGAATAACCCTGATGTATTTTTTTTCAGCATCCGTAACCCTGCTTGAGTACTTTGCTGATCCTGAAGCTGTTAAAGGTGTAGTATTCTGGATGGTTGGGAGCATGGGGCGTGCCTCATGGGACAAACTGTTTGTTCTTTCTTCAGTCCTAGCTGTTTGTCTTCCGTTGCTCATCTGGAAATCATGGGATTACAACATCATTTGTTCTGGTGATGAGACTGCAAAAAGCCTGGGGATTAATGTTAACAGAGTTCGGACCCTGTCTATGGTGATAACCAGCCTTATGGTTGCAAGTATTGTCTCATTTACCGGAACCATTGGATTTATTGGATTAGTTGCACCCCACATTGCCCGGATGGTAATTGGAGGAGATAACACCTATGTTCTTCCTTGTTCTGCTCTTATCGGAGGTTTACTTCTTGCAGGAGCAGATGTAGTGGCTCAAAATATTATACCTCCTATAATACTTCCAATTGGGGCTATCACAGCTTTTATGGGAATACCACTGTTTCTGTATCTCATTATGAGGAGACGGAAGGGGTATTGGTAA
- a CDS encoding ABC transporter ATP-binding protein — protein MILAMNNIIFRYSNSTILNDVTLELNQSEIFGIIGPNGAGKSTLIRCINRILFPQSGDIRIGGTDVKTMDQMDIARNIGYVPQNSTNPFPATVFDTILMGRRPHGGWRSSKSDVKKALDILDIVGITDLAMRDFTELSGGQQQKVVLARALAQDSQILLLDEPTSNLDIRQQLETMEIVHSLVKREKISAIMAIHDLNLAARYADRILMLKNGMVFQIGEPFSVLTPDSIREVYGVESVVREEDGRPYIIPKCASIT, from the coding sequence ATGATATTGGCAATGAACAACATTATTTTCAGGTATTCAAATTCGACGATTCTAAATGATGTAACTTTAGAATTGAACCAATCAGAAATATTTGGAATAATTGGTCCAAATGGAGCAGGAAAATCAACATTGATCAGGTGTATTAACCGGATTCTCTTTCCTCAAAGCGGGGATATCAGAATCGGCGGAACTGATGTTAAAACGATGGATCAGATGGACATTGCACGCAATATCGGATATGTACCTCAAAATTCAACAAACCCTTTTCCTGCCACTGTGTTTGATACAATTCTTATGGGCAGAAGACCGCATGGCGGATGGAGAAGTAGTAAAAGTGATGTGAAAAAGGCCCTTGACATTTTGGATATTGTGGGCATCACTGATCTTGCAATGAGAGATTTTACAGAGCTGAGTGGAGGTCAACAACAAAAGGTGGTTCTTGCTCGTGCTCTTGCACAGGATTCACAAATTCTTCTTTTAGATGAACCGACATCAAATCTTGATATCAGACAACAACTAGAAACCATGGAAATAGTTCATTCACTTGTGAAAAGGGAAAAAATTTCCGCGATAATGGCTATCCATGATCTGAATCTTGCTGCAAGATATGCAGATCGAATTCTCATGCTCAAAAATGGAATGGTTTTCCAGATTGGAGAGCCGTTTTCGGTATTAACCCCGGATAGTATCAGAGAGGTCTACGGAGTAGAATCGGTTGTACGTGAAGAAGATGGGAGACCATATATAATCCCTAAATGTGCATCCATCACTTAA
- a CDS encoding class I SAM-dependent methyltransferase — protein sequence MAAEYDTRIPIILPGHSLFFDTCLYLIPSGPVSILELGSGTGYATSLIQKERPDAIISGVDHSPEMIYYAKAKSNLHDVQIHEQDIRDEWPEPAYDVIFTTLCLHHIPRADRRKTLDRIFQSLKQGGIFICGDIIRCSSQVEEDIYTARWLERMIVHGVDQEARNHMAASRNQNLPEMETLDSFIQALKETGFSTVMIPYRYEISAVFAGKK from the coding sequence ATGGCAGCAGAATATGATACACGGATTCCAATAATCCTTCCAGGTCATTCTCTCTTTTTCGATACATGCCTGTATCTCATCCCATCTGGCCCGGTATCAATACTGGAACTTGGATCAGGGACAGGATATGCAACAAGTCTTATCCAAAAAGAACGTCCTGATGCAATAATATCGGGAGTTGATCATTCTCCTGAAATGATATATTATGCAAAGGCAAAGTCTAATTTGCATGATGTTCAGATTCATGAGCAGGATATTCGCGATGAATGGCCTGAACCGGCATATGATGTCATCTTTACAACTCTGTGTCTTCATCATATTCCCAGGGCAGATCGCAGAAAGACATTAGATCGGATATTTCAGTCATTAAAACAAGGGGGTATCTTTATCTGTGGAGATATTATCAGATGTTCATCTCAGGTGGAAGAAGATATCTATACTGCACGATGGCTAGAAAGAATGATTGTACATGGAGTTGATCAAGAAGCAAGAAACCATATGGCTGCCTCACGAAATCAGAATCTTCCAGAAATGGAAACTCTTGATTCATTTATTCAAGCACTGAAAGAGACAGGGTTTTCAACAGTCATGATTCCTTACCGGTATGAAATATCAGCAGTATTTGCTGGTAAAAAATAA
- the cobN gene encoding cobaltochelatase subunit CobN yields the protein MKISGVVWGGELPLLNQACEGQRIEHAFFTSTSVRDEKTRIMAIEDLKNADLVLIHPSQDVIWDEIIPQIPATTPIVPFGYDQEGLAVATVSTKVAATASAYYVYGGAENLDSMIRYLRSELFHESLSYDPPKPTAWDGIYHPDADGIFTDPKEYFSWRGKRHNSLIGILFYRLYWANRDLQVIDDLIRRLEQNHDVIAAFCIGTGDVDLGARPGDEVIRDYCRDVDILVNLQSVTISKNPQETVKIFSVLNVPVIHPLIIYNRTHDEWLSESSGLTASEIGWAIVVPEFMGMTAMIPIGTRSTQEPSFGQTEWHESIPDRMEDLSMFITRWMALKRKKPQDRKIAFILNNAPCSSIEATVGTAAHLDALESVARILSDLKDAGYDVEVPVNGKELIDTILQKKALSEFRWTSVEEIVAKGGALDLIGPDTYLPWFDELPGSLKDQLVETWGKPPGEEKDGVPPGMVYHASMVITGIRYGNAAICTQPKRGCVGARCDGQVCKILHDPEIPPPYHYFATYRYLTDIFGADVLVHVGTHGTLEFLPGKSAALSSCCIPAAVLRPVPLLYIYNTDNPPEGTIAKRRTPATLIGHMQSLMSESGLYGELAELADRIDEYNRIALSDPAHAHALEHVIIDLITKNRLDSEIRLEQIKAEGGGMTEVIEAAHESLTRIYNSQIPEGMHIFGQIPSGEKKSAYIGGLLRFNGDLRKLIVDLMGLDLVPKAGELALLKMLDEAGKRFVHALLSGLSPEDAAVSALGERLKNPASPLLESVTNRILDISTAIEASDEKTALLRGLNAEYIKPGPSGLISRGKTDILPTGRNFYSLDPFSVPTEAAFRVGRKLAEVLLKKFLDEEGRYPETIAVYWMASDIMWSDGETLGKLMHLLGVEPVWRHGRVTGIRPLSLETLNRPRIDISIRASGILRDCFYNCIELLDDAVCMVAALPEPDDLNYVRKHQNVRSDESGSRPESRIFGSRAGTYGMGVNLALYASAWKDESELADIYISWNGYAYGRDRYGESAHDNLIEQLKTVDVTFNKTATDEYDLLGCCCYFGTHGGMTIAAETVQGHKIATYYGDTRDPDSVEVRTLAEEVTRVVRTKLLNPKYIDGLKEHGYAGASELSRRIGRVYGWDATTGQVDDWVFDDIARTFLLDEENRKFFEENNPYAMEEIGRRLLEAHQRGVWQADPDVIEGVKESYLMTEGLMEDRMDGSGGQVQGGSIDVYTMNDIKSWRENVSHKKVGNKPK from the coding sequence ATGAAGATAAGCGGAGTCGTGTGGGGCGGTGAATTACCGCTTCTGAACCAGGCATGTGAAGGGCAGAGGATCGAGCATGCATTTTTTACAAGCACATCGGTACGGGACGAAAAGACACGAATTATGGCGATAGAGGATCTGAAGAATGCAGATCTCGTGTTAATTCATCCTTCCCAGGATGTTATCTGGGATGAGATCATACCACAGATTCCAGCAACCACTCCCATTGTTCCGTTCGGATATGATCAGGAAGGATTGGCAGTTGCTACGGTTTCAACCAAAGTAGCCGCGACTGCCAGTGCATATTATGTGTACGGAGGAGCTGAAAACCTGGATTCCATGATCAGGTATCTTAGGTCTGAACTTTTTCATGAATCACTATCGTATGATCCTCCAAAGCCCACCGCCTGGGATGGTATCTACCATCCTGATGCCGATGGGATCTTTACTGATCCTAAAGAATACTTTTCATGGCGAGGGAAAAGACATAATAGTCTCATTGGGATTCTGTTTTATCGATTATACTGGGCGAATCGCGATCTCCAGGTTATTGATGATTTAATCAGGCGCCTTGAACAGAACCATGATGTAATCGCGGCCTTCTGTATCGGAACCGGGGATGTGGATCTTGGTGCACGTCCTGGCGATGAGGTTATCAGGGACTATTGCCGTGATGTTGATATTCTTGTCAATCTCCAGTCTGTCACGATCTCAAAAAATCCCCAGGAAACAGTAAAAATTTTTTCTGTTCTCAATGTTCCGGTTATTCATCCGCTTATCATTTATAACCGAACTCATGATGAGTGGCTTTCTGAAAGTTCTGGTCTGACAGCCTCCGAGATCGGCTGGGCGATTGTGGTTCCAGAATTTATGGGTATGACTGCAATGATCCCGATTGGAACCAGATCAACTCAAGAACCCTCATTTGGTCAGACAGAATGGCATGAATCAATACCTGACCGGATGGAGGACCTCTCAATGTTTATCACCCGGTGGATGGCACTCAAGCGAAAGAAACCCCAGGACCGTAAGATCGCGTTTATTCTTAACAATGCTCCCTGTTCTTCTATTGAAGCAACTGTAGGGACTGCTGCACATCTTGATGCTCTGGAATCGGTAGCCCGTATCCTCTCTGATCTCAAAGATGCAGGATATGATGTAGAGGTTCCGGTAAACGGAAAAGAACTTATTGATACAATTCTTCAAAAAAAGGCGCTATCTGAGTTCAGATGGACCTCGGTTGAAGAGATTGTTGCAAAAGGCGGAGCACTTGATCTCATTGGCCCAGATACGTATCTGCCCTGGTTTGACGAATTGCCAGGATCACTCAAAGATCAATTGGTAGAAACCTGGGGAAAGCCACCTGGAGAAGAAAAGGATGGAGTTCCTCCCGGAATGGTATACCATGCTTCAATGGTTATTACCGGTATTCGTTATGGAAACGCTGCTATATGCACACAACCCAAACGAGGGTGTGTCGGAGCCCGATGCGATGGGCAGGTCTGTAAAATTCTGCATGATCCTGAAATCCCACCACCGTATCATTATTTTGCAACATACCGATATCTGACAGATATCTTTGGTGCAGATGTGCTTGTTCATGTTGGCACTCATGGAACGCTGGAGTTTCTGCCTGGTAAATCAGCAGCCCTCTCCTCATGCTGCATACCAGCAGCAGTTCTGAGGCCGGTTCCTCTTCTCTATATCTACAACACCGATAATCCACCTGAAGGAACCATTGCAAAGCGAAGAACGCCAGCTACCCTGATTGGTCATATGCAGTCTCTGATGAGTGAAAGTGGATTATACGGAGAACTCGCTGAACTTGCTGACAGAATTGATGAGTACAACCGGATAGCCCTCTCTGATCCTGCTCATGCACATGCACTTGAGCATGTGATCATCGATCTCATCACGAAAAACAGGCTGGATTCTGAGATCCGTCTCGAGCAGATCAAAGCTGAAGGAGGAGGGATGACAGAGGTGATAGAGGCTGCTCATGAATCCCTAACGCGGATCTATAACAGCCAGATACCTGAAGGCATGCATATCTTCGGTCAGATCCCTTCGGGTGAGAAGAAGTCTGCATACATTGGCGGGTTGCTCAGGTTTAATGGGGACCTTCGAAAACTCATCGTTGATCTGATGGGTCTTGATCTGGTTCCAAAAGCTGGCGAACTGGCTCTCCTTAAAATGCTTGATGAAGCAGGAAAGAGATTTGTTCATGCTCTTCTCTCCGGGCTATCACCCGAAGATGCAGCAGTATCTGCTCTTGGTGAACGTCTAAAAAATCCTGCAAGCCCGCTCCTTGAATCTGTAACAAACAGAATTTTAGACATTTCAACAGCAATTGAGGCTTCAGATGAGAAAACTGCGTTGCTCAGGGGATTGAATGCCGAATACATAAAGCCCGGACCATCAGGTCTTATCAGCAGAGGTAAGACCGACATCCTCCCGACCGGGAGAAATTTCTATAGTCTGGATCCATTTTCAGTTCCGACCGAGGCTGCTTTCAGGGTTGGCAGAAAGCTTGCTGAAGTTCTTTTGAAAAAATTCCTTGATGAAGAAGGGAGATACCCTGAGACGATCGCGGTATACTGGATGGCTTCTGATATTATGTGGTCTGATGGTGAGACGCTTGGAAAACTCATGCACCTGCTTGGGGTCGAGCCAGTCTGGCGTCATGGACGGGTTACTGGAATTCGTCCGCTGTCATTAGAAACCCTGAACAGGCCGAGGATCGATATCTCAATCAGGGCCTCTGGCATCCTTCGTGACTGTTTTTATAACTGTATCGAACTGCTTGATGATGCGGTCTGTATGGTTGCTGCACTGCCTGAGCCTGATGATCTGAATTATGTCAGAAAGCACCAGAATGTCAGATCTGATGAATCTGGTAGCAGACCGGAGAGCCGGATCTTTGGAAGCCGGGCCGGAACGTACGGGATGGGGGTAAATCTTGCACTCTATGCTTCTGCCTGGAAAGATGAGTCTGAACTTGCTGATATCTACATCTCATGGAACGGGTATGCCTATGGCCGGGACAGATATGGAGAATCAGCCCATGATAATCTCATCGAACAGCTCAAGACCGTTGATGTGACCTTCAATAAGACTGCAACCGATGAGTACGATCTGCTGGGATGCTGCTGTTACTTCGGGACACATGGGGGGATGACCATTGCTGCAGAAACGGTGCAAGGCCATAAAATTGCAACCTATTATGGTGATACCCGTGATCCTGATTCTGTAGAGGTCAGGACTCTTGCAGAAGAGGTGACCCGGGTAGTTAGAACAAAACTTCTCAATCCCAAATATATCGATGGACTCAAAGAGCATGGTTATGCCGGAGCCAGTGAACTCTCACGAAGAATTGGGAGAGTGTATGGATGGGATGCAACAACCGGTCAGGTTGATGACTGGGTATTTGATGATATTGCCAGGACGTTTCTGCTCGATGAGGAGAACAGGAAGTTCTTTGAAGAGAATAATCCGTATGCCATGGAAGAGATCGGCAGACGACTCCTTGAGGCCCATCAGCGAGGAGTCTGGCAGGCTGACCCTGACGTAATAGAAGGGGTAAAAGAGTCGTACCTGATGACAGAAGGGTTGATGGAAGACCGGATGGATGGCTCCGGAGGTCAGGTTCAGGGTGGATCGATTGATGTGTACACCATGAATGATATCAAAAGCTGGAGAGAGAATGTTTCGCATAAAAAGGTTGGAAATAAACCGAAATAA